TTCTGTCTGCTATGTTATCACACCTGTGTCTTTACCctgaaatttcttaaaatgaatgTCCCACCCATTATCTCAATTTCTTGATCTCACACTGATTTGGTTTCCCAAGTCCTCATTCACtgaagtaatttgcctaaggaCAGAGTGTGACTGAATGGTTGAGTTCTGGGGATCACGCCACCTGATCAGTTAGTGAGAACTGCTTCCACCGCTCATCACTATCACAGCTATCTTTAAGTAACGTCTTGCCTATGTTTTCCTATTATAAAGCATTGTATCTAATTATAAGTTAtcttatatatttacaaataaatactaCTTGATTTCAAAAGCTGAAATATAATAGGCTTAATAAAACTCTCCTATAATTAATCTATTTAAACAAGCCACTGTCAAACTTAAACAAGAAGTTCTGAGGCCCTCATCTTGTAATTACTATAGCCAAACCACTGATTGCTTACAGGACTTTCTTGCATAGCCTTGGGCATATTATTCCCCAAATTATGAATGACTGTAACAATTTGGAACTGAACtagattaaataataaaaagcgAACTTGCctgttctgtttcactttctttgttTACAGACATCTTCTGAACACTCTCTTACCCTTAAAATACATATCTGAGCACAAGTGTTTTCAGGTCCTGGCATTTTTATGAAGGAATATTTCCAGCATGAAGTTCTTTTGGGACTAGTCACATCACCATAGCAAAAATAATCTCTTTGTTAATAGTTGTGgcattattcaatattttaagaaatatataaattttgtgtgtatatgcgtATACGGTGTTTACAAATGGGTTCATActctttttaacttaaaataatgtaaatattttcatattactgTATAGTTTTCTCAAGTATCATTTCATTAAAGATGCAATATTACATCCTATAATTTTCTATAATCCAGAAATAATAAGAAAGTAAGCCTCAATTTAGAACATTTGGAATGTTTCAACTTTTGTGTATCTACAGTACTATTACCATGAAGATTTTATAGCACACTCATAATCCTTATGATAAATTctgagaggtgaaagatctcaaagtttctatatattttaaactttctgaAGCATACATAGTAGATAAATATATTAGGGCTTAAAGTTAATGTtaactatattaatattaattttgggGAGGACTAGCACAGTAAAGTGACCAAGTGACATGAGCTCTCGGGAGCAAAATAGGGTAATATGGCCTTGGAGCAAAGACAATGTCacgatttttaaaaacttactaagAAAGGAGATAAAGATATATCACAGACAAATTTTAGACAACTATTTTTCACACAGCTATACCTGATATTTGTATTTGAGTTGATTCAAAGTTAAAATCAAATTAGCTAACAAGTAATAAAACTCTGAAATGGGGATAGAATAATAGATTCATAAAAGATAATAATAGGCACATTAATAACAGGCCTATGAAGTATTGGGCCTGAGAAGGAACTCAGGGTTTGAACTCAATCACTTGGTTTTACCAATCgtgaaactgagacccagagggaAAGATAAGGCAGCTGTTGGAGACAAAGGTGGCTCTCAGTCCCAATCTGCCATCTTCATTTGAATGTTCTCCCCAAATAGCCTACTGATTCTTCTCACATTTTAACTCATAGAAGCACAGAATACATGACTTTCAATCTGACCTATCTTTTTTGAGATTAATTATTCTGCTTCTTAATCAGAATTTTTTGCATaatctgtctcacacacacacacacacacacacacacacattatattattttccaGATTGGAACATAATGGTCTCTAGTTTTAGCCATATAGTAGTTACAGTCATATCCCCAGCCTGAAGGCTCCAGTATGGGGGCTGTTGCCACTCATCACCAGATCAGTGTTACGTAAATAAATGTGAACGGAGTTCTAGTGAAGACTAGGGTTCATGTATAAATTGTTAAACCTGGTTTGCTCAAGGtatacaattttataaataaaggggATGTGATATGTGAACTGGAAACAAGAATCAAGACATTAGATGTCACAAGTAATGCCACTTTTGTTCACAGTGTCTTCCTTGCTTCCTCTGTAATATGTGGCTCTTGTTAGAATGTGACGGGGCCACATAGCGCCAGAgtattcatccatgttgcttaATCTCAGCCTCCTTTGGCCTTatagaaattatttagaaatacgGGTTTCAGCTACAGGATGCCATGAGTAGTAGCGGtcacatcagaaaaaaataatatttgccaAAAAGACTTTCTAAGAGAGTTACAAGACTAGAAGCCCACTTATGGGTTGGTGGAAGATAAGGAGGAAAAACACAGCAGTATGCATTACTTGAAACCTCACTAACTCACTTATCTAGAAGCAGCTTTAAATCTGCTGGGTCAGAGTCCCTTCAAAACTCTGGGGATGATTCAGAACTAAAACAGAATTTGTTAAGATTATTATGGGAAAATAACAACTCCAATATTCACtcaaatttaaaagtttgagTTTGAAAGAGTAGAGGTTGTGCTGAAACCCTTTGTTCTCCAAGGAATTCAGACTAAACCATCTTTCAACCCAGAGAACCACAGATTTCCTGAAGATGGTTCTATCTCTTTTGTCCTATGAATGTACGCTTATATGCTCCAGAGCTTGTGGTTTGCTTCTGGGAAACCAACAGCATCAATAGGTTATTGCTCTTGTATGGAAGTGGACAGCTCAGACTATACGTCTCCTTTTTTAGACTTCATAGATACTGACACTAAATTTCAAGGTCAGTTTATTGAAAGATCCAAAGGAATGCATAAGTTTAGTTTTTCACATGGCTCTTTATTTTTCACTCATACTCCATGGTATGAgtgatcttttctttctctctacagGTCATCTAAGAGCGAGCTGTATGATGGAGTCCATGAAACTATTAAATCAATCTCAAGTGTCAGAATTCATTTTGCTGGGACTGACCAACTCCCAGGATATAGAGTTTCTTCTCTTTGCCCTCTTCTCAATTATCTATGTGGTCACAGTTTTGGGTAACCTTCTTATTATAGTCACAGTGTTTAACACCCCTAACCTGAATACTCCCATGTATTTTCTCCTTGGTAATCTCTCTTTTGTAGATATGACCCTGGCTTCCTTTGCCACCCCTAAGATGATTCTGAACTTGTTAAAAAAGcagaagataatttcttttgctgggtGCTTCACTCagatatttctccttcacttactgGGTGGGGTTGAAATGGTACTGTTGGTCTCCATGGCTTTGGACAGATATGTGGCCATTTGTAAGCCCCTACACTACATGACCATCATGAACAAGAAGGTATGTGTTTTGCTTGTAGTGACGTCATGGCTCTTGGGTCTCCTTCACTCAGGGCTTCAGATACCCTTTGCTGTGAACTTGCCCTTTTGTGGTCCCAATGTGGTAGACAGCATTTTTTGTGACCTCCCCTTGGTTACTAAGCTTGCCTGTATAGACACATATTTTGTACAAATAGTCATTGTTGCCAACAGTGGCATAATCTCCCTGAGCTGTTTCATTATTTTGCTTATCTCCTACAGTCTGATCCTCATAACCATTAAGAACCACTCTCCTACTGGGCAATCTAAAGCCCATTCCACTTTGACTGCTCACATCACAGTGGTGATTCTCTTCTTTGGCCCATGCATCTTCATCTACATCTGGCCCTTCAGCAACCACTCTGTAGATAAGTTCCTTGCAGTATTTTACACCATCATCACTCCTATCTTGAATCCAATTATCTATACtctgagaaacaaagaaatgaagatatCCATGAAAAAACTCTGGAGAGCTTTTGTGAATTCTAGAGAAGATGCTTAGGTTAAAAATGTAAtggtagaggccaggcatggtggctgatgcctgtaatcccaacactttgggaggaatATCGGAGGAatcagcccccaatatttcaacataggttcttttctattttccctaagtgtcggccggtctgagaaataaagggaaagaatacaaaagagagaaattttaaagctgggtgtccaggggagacatcacatgtcagcggGTTCCATGACGCCCcccaagccacaaaaccagcaagtttttattatggatttcaaaagggagggagtgtacgaatagggtgtgtgtcacagagatcacatgcttcacaaggcaataaaatatcacagggcaaatggggacagagtgagatcacaggaccagggtgaaattaaaattgctaatgaagtttcatgtcccactgggcatgcattgtcattgataacatcttatcaggagacagagtttgagagcagacaaccggtcttattaaaatttactaggcaggaatttcctcatcctaataggCCTGGGgacactatgggagactggggcttatttcatcccttatctaaaACCATATAAGACAGACATTGCCAGAGCAgccattttagagacctccccctaggaatgcattctctttctcagggttattccttgctgagaaaaagaattcagcaatatttctcctattcgcttttgtaagaagagaaatatgactctgttctgcccggctcccaggcagtcagacctaatggttatctcacttgttccctgaacatcgctgttgtcctgttcttttttcaaagtgcccagatttcatattgtttaaacacacaagCTTTATGAACAATTTGTGCcattaacacaatcatcacagagtcctgaggcgacatacatcctcagcttaagaagatgacgggattaagagattaaagacaggcataggaaatcacaagagtactgattggggaagtgataaatgtccatgaaattttcacaatttatgttcagagactgtagtaaagacaggcgtaagaaattataaaaatattaatttggggaagtaataaatgtccatgaaatcttcacaatttatattcttctgtcacagcttcagcaggtccctccatt
The genomic region above belongs to Pongo pygmaeus isolate AG05252 chromosome 15, NHGRI_mPonPyg2-v2.0_pri, whole genome shotgun sequence and contains:
- the LOC129012752 gene encoding olfactory receptor 4K17; this translates as MMESMKLLNQSQVSEFILLGLTNSQDIEFLLFALFSIIYVVTVLGNLLIIVTVFNTPNLNTPMYFLLGNLSFVDMTLASFATPKMILNLLKKQKIISFAGCFTQIFLLHLLGGVEMVLLVSMALDRYVAICKPLHYMTIMNKKVCVLLVVTSWLLGLLHSGLQIPFAVNLPFCGPNVVDSIFCDLPLVTKLACIDTYFVQIVIVANSGIISLSCFIILLISYSLILITIKNHSPTGQSKAHSTLTAHITVVILFFGPCIFIYIWPFSNHSVDKFLAVFYTIITPILNPIIYTLRNKEMKISMKKLWRAFVNSREDA